The window ccaacctacGAACATACCATAAAAACCGACACGACTCGACTTTCTTTTTCGACATCATCCTTCACGTATACCGTATAATTTTAGTATCCGAATTCATTTGAATGCAGTTAAGGAAGATATCAAAGCAGATAAAACGCCATTGCTACCTGAAACAGAGGAAGTTCATGAAAGTTCCAGGACACCACATTTTGGCAGAGGAAACAAATTCTTTGGTATCCCATTAACAGATTCTGTAAACGACAGTCCCAGGTGGGCGATTAGGATcccaaaaaaaacacaacCAGAAAGAACAGAGCTAACAGCAGAGACATGTGAGACAGACATGTTGGGGACAGGAGACAATGATTCGATCTTGAATTGCTTGAACAGACAGGTTCCAATCGATCGAAAATCACTCATGGAGTTATACATGGAACTCGACGAAGAAAGAAGCGCTTCAGCCATTGCAGCAAACAATGCAATGGCGATGATTACTCGTTTACAAGCTGAGAAAGCAGCTGTTCAAATGGAAGCTTTACAATATCAAAGAATGATGGAAGAACAAGCAGAGTATGACCAAGAAGCCTTGCAAGCTTCTAATGATTTGCTTGctaaaagagaggaagaaatcaAGGGCCTAGAGAATGAACTTGAAGCTTACAGAGCCAAATATGGATATCTTGGAGAAGATGAACTATCTGATGAAGATTACCAAGAATTCAAGTCACAATCATGTCTATCTTCTGAATGTAGTACACCATTTAGCATCACAGGGAAAGAGAATAACAAGCAAAGTTTTAACCATTTCGAGGCGTTGAAGCTAGCCGAAGATCATAATatcaaagaagaaagtatGAACAGCCATGGCATAGCTTTGCCATTCTCCCAGAATGAACCATTGAGAAGCTTTAGAGGAGAAAAAACATATCTTTTAGGCCGCttgaagaagggaaagaagaacATCTTATCCTCTGATGAATCAAGCTCTGGAAGTGTGAATCAAGTAGATGAAGCAACAGGTATAGTGTTATATCAAAGACGAACACGAAACGTTCTAAGCGAAGATTGACTTCGATTTCTAATCTTGCAGGAAAAGGAAGAGGTTATGAACTAAGCCAACAACTCACGGATCTTAACGACACGGTACGAGTATTCGAAGTAGATGACGAATTCTCCAAGCAGGAAACTTCGAAACCTTGTCGACAAGAACAGTGATTCTTAACTCCACATATCGGTAAAGTACTCGATAATTCTAGATGGGTTTCAGCTAAAGAGAGTTTGAATTTAGGTGGGTGTTTTCTTTCCTTgcagtttcttttctttgtagGATGTAAATAGTGTTGTGCATGACAAGCTGACTATAGATATCAAGAACTTCATGAAGCTCGATAGCGGCTAATTTATTCGACACTGGTAAGAgacattctttcatttgttctttAATCAACAGACAAAGTCTAAGTACGATGATGTTTGGTTTTGGATTTGCAGCTGCAGAGCTACAAGATAGTCAGCTGTCGGCGATGGGTGTAGAGTGGAAATGGTGTTAAAAGCAAAGAAGGGAAGGAAGAAGGCCTATAGAACCTTAAGACAGAGAGACAAAACTGTTAGAGTTGTATGATtcaagagttttttttttaaagttattatcCCCTCCCCTAAAATGTTCTTTAGAGTTCATCAAAACGACAGCAATATGCCAGGAGTTTTGATTGGTTTCATCCCATTTGCTAAATGGAAACTGGAAAGGGGAAGAGGCCAATCATTTCTAATGCAGATAGATATCATTTTCGTTGTCATTCATTGTTCTAgcatgtgagatctcacgttggttgaagaggggaacgaagcgttcttataagggtgtggtaacatctccctagtagttgcgttttaaaatcgtgaggttgacggctaACGGgccgaagtggacaatatttgttagcggtgggattgagttttttacaaatggtatcagagccaggtacTAGGTGGTGTGCGAGTGAGGaagctgggcccccaagggggtggattgtgagatcccacgtcggttggagaagggaacgaagcattctttataagggtatggaaacctctccctagtagacacgttttaaaactgtgaggttgatggctaatgggccaaagcggacaatatctgctagtggtgggcttgggttgttacaaatggtatcagagccaggcacagggcggtgtgccagcaaggacgttgggcccccaaggagggtggatggtgagattccacattggtttgagaggggaacaatgtatggaaacctctccctagtagacacgttttaaaactgtgaggttgatggctaatgggccaaagcggacaatatctgctagtggtgggcttgggttgttacaaatggtatcagagccaggcacagggcggtgtgccagcaaggacgttgggcccccaaggagggtggatggtgagattccacattggtttgagaggggaacaatgtatggaaacctctccctagtagacacgttttaaaactgtgaggttgatggctAATGGGCCAatgcggacaatatctgctagtggtgggcttgggctgttacaaatggtatcagagccaggcaccgagtggtgtgccagcgaggacgttgggccctcaaagggggtggattgtgagatcccacatcggttgaagagggggaataaagcattccttataaggaggGTGCGGagacctctctctagcagacacgttataaaactgtgaggctgaccatgatacgtaacgagtcaaagtggacaatatctgttagcgatgggcttggacggttacattTCAACTAACAATGCTTACACTTTTGTCCACGGCCAAATTTTGAACAAATGAAGCCTAATATTCACTAAGGGTCCCATCCTCCTACCAAACTCAATAACAATAGTCCAATTTCAAAATAAggagctataaataagtatccACACGTAAGAATTTGCATCCAATATCAGACATCAACGCTGTGGGCCTGCCATAAGACTTGGCTGACCCAGTGTTTAAGCTGAAACATGGTCATTTCTGTCCACCGCCCTTCTCACAAAGTCGTACATGGACGTGACCCGTAGCGAGGCAGAGATAACTAAGTTACATATGAAATATGGCAACGTCAACAacattgtaacagcccaatcccaccgctagcagatattgtccactttggctcgttacatatgGTCATCAGCcacacgattttaaaacacatctactagggagaagtttccacacccatataagaaatacttcgttcccctctccatccgatgtaggatctaacaatccacccccttgagggcccagcgtcctcgctggaaCACCACCTAATATCCAACtccaataccatttgtatcaGCCCAAAGTCACCACTAGTagacattgtccactttggcccgttacatatcatcatcagccacacaattttaaaacacatctactagggagaagtttccacacccatataaggaatacttcgttcccctcttcattcgatgtaggatctaacaatccacccccttgagggcccagcgtcctcgctggaaCACCACCTAATATCCAACtccaataccatttgtatcaGCCCAAAGTCACCACTAGTagacattgtccactttggcccgttacatatcatcatcagccacacaattttaaaacacatctactagggagaagtttccacacccatataaggaatacttcgttcccctcttcattcgatgtaggatctaacaatccacccccttgagggcccagcgtcctcgctggaaCACCACCTAATATCCAACtccaataccatttgtatcaGCCCAAAGCCACCACTAGTagacattgtccactttggcccgttacatatcattatcagtctcacaattctaaaacacatctactagggaaaggtttccacacccttataaggaatacttcgtttccctctccaacctacATAGAATCTCACAGATAACGTGTATACACTCCAAATACGGTATTTGAGCCGTAAAGAAAAGGGTTATTCCATCACTAAACCTCAATAATTGCTATGAAAATTGCTCTATCAACAGCTCATAAGACATCCCTAAACATATTATAGGAGGAATATACTGTATGGCTACTGTGTTTCTTATCAGAACAAATGTACAAGTATTAGGATGAACAGTCTCTTTTACCTTGGCCATCTACTTCAATCAGCTCTTTGTACAGAGGTTTTGAACAATAGAACATACAGCTTTTGGTCCATTGCTAGATACAAGAACCCACCAACTGAATGAGTCACAAAGGACCCAAAACTTGTCCCCACGATGCAGTGCCAGACCGGGCCATAGGCCCCATCAAACTCCTGAAAGAATTACAAACAAACCCATAAAAGTTATTGGCTGATCATTCAAGAACTTGAACATTGCACATGAACCTTAAGCTAATTACCCTCTTGAGAGACAGAGCAAGAGCCTTGGAAGTGAATTTCTCCATACTGTCATGAGCTTTTCTTGCATAATCCACTGCATGAATCTGCATAGCCGGTGGCATGTCAACTGATACCACTTTCATGCCGTTCTTTGCAAAGATATCAGCCAATTCAACTTGGGAAGCTGCAAAGGACTTTGTTCTTCCACCCTTTCGAAGTAAGGACACTGTTGGTCTCATACTGTCAGGGCGATGCCCCTTTTGAAGCCCTTTCAATTCCTTCTCTTCATTAGCAAATTTCTGGAGGTGGGGTTTTGATTTGATCATAGAAGAAACAGCCATAAGGGGAGATGGGTTTGCACTCTTAGGAGCCGCAGCGGCAGCCATGGCAGATTCAAGCTTCGGGCATGTGGGGGGATTAGCCACTGAATCAGGATCAGGAGGGGCTAAGCTGGGGAGATGGCTGGAGGGTTTCGCCATGGGAGATCTGTGAGAGAAATGGAGATGAAAAACGAAAAGGGTGGGAATGTTTGGGGTTTAGAGAGATGGGAAGCCATTTTTGGATGAGGAAATGAATAGTGAAATTGTGTGTGCTGTGTTCATACCACTGCGTGATGCGTTTGACTGATCACACCTAACCCTTGCCTCGAATTCAACACAGCtttgttgaatttgaatagcTTAGCTTAATTAATTCCTCTAATCATGTTCTAATCAGGTTCTAATCACGTTTTCAATCCCAGATTTTGTCCCTAAGCAGCTCCCATTCATTGATGCCATTCCTTCTGATAAGCTTCACCTCCCCTGttcttttcttaatattttttatataatatttgaattgtgTTCGGCTGATAGATGATCCGACTCACTCAAAAAATAGATGAGAGACATAAAATTTTCGTAGATCGTTTAATTTTTTCAGTAGAAATCGaaccaccgttagtagatcaAGCCACGAGTTTATAGACCCATCGAATTCGACTTTTTGTTACATTTATGTTCAATAATACGAGACCAAATTGAACCATTCAATCCGTCATAAAAGTNttttttttttttttttttttttttttttttcgattggggttgggttgaatttttgtaaaatcgaaaatttgGTTCGTTCTGTGGACGAGTTTttgtatgtgtgtgtatgtgtgtTTGAAAGTAGGGCTACAACCTGACCGTACTctgcttttaaaaaaataatctttatcgtttataatcaattttagTAATGCATGGTAACGTGTAAtcaagttgggttgggttgtgaatcTCTATTGGAGTTGTTTGGGTCATCAGCCCAACCATTTTTCAATATGAACCAACTCATTAAATACAAAGTGTAACAACTtaagttcaccgctagtagatatcgtCCACTTTTAgtcattacatatcgtcgtcagcctcacaattttaaaacatgtttatcgggaagaggttttcacgcctttataagaaatgtttcattctcctctccaatgaACGTGGGATCTCGCACCAACAATCTTGGATGTTTCTTTTCCTCCACTTATTTTAAACATAACGAATGGTCTTGCTTGACCTAAGATCGCATCGAGAGAGTCGTTCTTTCTGACAATGTTTAGAGAGTTAGCACACGAGTTCTCGTTGACTCGTAAGAAGGACGTGTGCAGGCTACGGTCGCAACCCGTGTCGAAATTAGATCAACCCACGATAGTGTAAGACAACAAACATCGAGGACATAGTTTTAAGCCACTAAAATGGACATTTTCAAACGGAACAACCAagacataaaaaaatagtatttaaagtatttataaatttaaaaaatagcaaaatatgaaaaaaaaaatctaaaattttattatttatttttttgaattaaaaaagaaaaaaaaaaaaaaacaaccaaattctacaaattttattttctacattttaaatattttccattaaaatatttaaatgaatttcagactcaataaattatgaaaaatatggaaacctcaataattaattctatttatttttagttaacaaataatttacatttaaaaataaaaatagaacaagAAAAGGGCATAGAGAATAGCGAGACGGCAAGAAAGGTGAGAAGAATAttcccattttattattaNaaaaaaaaaaaaaaaaaaaaaaaaaaaaaaaaaaaaaacataatcatTTGATATTCTTGTTTGGTTGGCTGTCTTTCTTGTCCTAAGACGTGCCAAATGACAACCACATCCAACAAAACCTCATATTATTGGTTTCCCCAACCCTGTTTCCAAACAACCCTTTTCTACTCACcttcctttatttatatatttatatatttatattattataaataaatattattagattagCCCAACCCATAAGATtttccaataataataacgtTTAATTACTTTACtcaatattctattttgtcttttttcttttggactttttcttcatattcatttcatgagttttttttatttataattatatatatatatatatagtgacagcccaagtctaccacgagcagatattgtcttatttgaaTTTCCCTATTGGatttctcctcaaagtttttaaaaacgcctatgctagggagaggtttccatgcccttataagaatgtttcattctcatctctaaccgaggtgggatcttacaatccactcccttttgAGGCTTAGTGTCCTTgatggcactcgttcctctctccagttgatatgggatctcataattcacttCGAGTTCGAGGTCAGCgttctcgttgacactcgtttctctctctaattgatgAGGGATCTTACCGTCTACCCCTTTTGAGACTCAACGTCCTAGCTTCTTAAAGTAAAGACTATCTCACACGAACTAAAATATGCTTAACTTAgagtttttatgattaaacttttgaaaaggaagatgcaCTTTATTGATATGGATATTAACTTTCAAttgttttaagcattttttagtCATTCTATATTTAGTATCTCACTCTTATTATTCCTCTCAGTTCATTTATGTCTCTCTCTTAGACAAACAGATGAATTCTCTTACTCCACGTATCTTTAAACTCAAAGCAAAACCCAGTTATATTTTGTCTTATTCTTAGTCAAACATGGATTAGACTCGACAAGCTCAAATCCGTTCATATTTCACTCTTGAACTCAATTGGGTAAGCTCTACTAGTATGACACTCAAACAGATGAACTCTCTTACTCCACATATCtttaaactcaaaagaaacaaaacccGGTTATATTCTATCGTATTCTTAATCAAACACGGATTAGACCTGACAAGCTCAAATCCgttcatatttcatttttgaactCAGCTGGGTAAGCTCTACTAGTGTGACCGTCAAACAGATGAACTCTCTTACTCCACGTATCTTTAAACTCATAAGAAACAAAACCcagttatattttattgtattcTTAGTCAAACACGGGTTAGACTCCCGACAAGCTCAAATCGGTTCATATTTCACTCATGAACTTAGTTGGGTAAGcgaatttaaactaaaaatcgaaacttttttgaaacaaaatgaatagattgaaggaaagaagTTCACCAAACGGcacaaaaaagaagcaaaaaggGGCTTAGAAggcaacaaaaacaagaaaaagagtgAAGGAAAGCGACGAGGAGGAGCCGTTGGGTGGAAACAACACTATATAGAAAGCTGACTGAGACCAAGTCCACCTCctctcattttcaaattctcaTTGGAAGAAGATTCCATCTGTTTCCGTTGGAAAGCCATTGCTTTatctttcaaaagttttcatCATTATTCTTCACGcatttaaaaatcaaacccCATTATTCTATTCAACCATTCATTTTCCTCCATCTTCTTCACCGACTTCAACACCGTTCTTACGCGCTTATATTCATCGGACCCGAGTTCTTtaccctttttcatttttgatttcatttttaacaacATTTTGAGTGTTGGGTCTCTTTCGATTTcgcaaaattttaagaaatttctgTTTAGAATCGCGTTAACTGTTCATCTGGGTTTCTTTTCCCCTAAAAGAACGAAGAAGAACAGTTAACGATCGAGGGTTTTCGATTAATCCAATCGATTTCAAGTTCTTCTTTAAGGAagattgttgttgttctttcttttccggGAGTTGAAGGTGGGGTATCTCTGTAAATCCCTACCTTCAAACTAGAAATGAAGAGACCCAAATCGGAAAAAGTCGATATGATCGTCTCGTTAACGAGACAGAGATCGATTCAAATCCTTTTGTTCATCGGATTTCTGTATCtccttcttgtttctttagaGATTCCTCTTGTTTTCCGAGTTGGGTCCGGCGTAGTTTCTCCAGATTCTTTATCTCGGCCTCCTCCGCTTGAGAGCGaggaagatttggaagaacGAGAAGCCCCATCTCGCCCTTTGGAGAATATATCTAGAAATTCATTACAGCCGACTCCAAGTCGACTAACTCAGttcaataaaatcatttctGGGTTGGTTTTGGAAACGGAGGCGTTCGAATCAGGGCTTGAAGATGCAGTTTCTGAGTTCTACAGGTCTGCAAAGATTGCTTCCGAGGTGGGGAAGAAATTCTGGGATGAACTTGAATCTGGAAAGATTCATCATATAGCGAAGAAGAAGGctgaaaaagaatcaaactcTTCTTGCCcacattcaatttctttatCTGGGGGTGAGTTTTTAGCTCATGGTGGTGTTATGTTGCTGCCCTGTGGGCTCACGTTGGGATCCCACATAACGCTTGTGGGTAAGCCGAGAGTTGCTCATCCTGAATATGATCCTCAGATAACTATGGTGAGAAATGGTGAAGAATCTGTGATGGTTTCACAGTTTATATTGGAGTTGCAGGGCTTGAACACTGTGGAGGGTGAAGATCCTCCAAGGATTTTGCATTTCAATCCAAGATTGAAAGGGGATTGGAGTGGGAGGCCTGTGATTGAACTGAATACTTGTTACAGGATGCAATGGGGCTCGGCGGTTCGATGCGAAGGCTGGAAGTCGAAGGCCAATGAAGAGACAGGTATTGTGAATATTGATATCTTTTTATAGGTTTGTAGCTTGCCATAGCATTGGATTTTGCTGAATTCatatgaacaaaacattgatTTTGCTAGAGTTTGGTCTTTTGATGATGTTTTTCTGATCATTAGGCTCCTGTTATTGTGTTCTGTTTCATTTAGTCTGTATATCACAACAATGTATTGTTTGATTCTGCTTGGTTGTTGAGAGCATTATGGATATCGTTCTGAATCGTGatatatgtaacgacccaagctattgtcctctttgggcttcccttttaaaacgtgtttgctagggggAAGGTTTacatactcttataaagaatgcttcgttctcctctccaaccgatgtgggatctcacaatccacctcccttcagggttcaacgtccttgctggtactcgttctctaatcgatgtgggaccctctagtccactcccttcggagcccagtgTTTGTGTTGGTACAACGTCTCATGTCcaattgtgagaccccacatcggttggggaggagagagaacgaagcattctttataagggtgtgaaaatatccgttagcggtgagcttgagttgttaccaATTTGAGTAATTCTTAAGATTTTTACAGTTGATGGCCAGGTGAAATGTGAAAAGTGGATAAGAGACGACGAGGGGCACTCAGAGCAGTCGAAGGCGACGTGGTGGTTGAACCGACTCATTGGTCGAACAAAAAGAATGGATATAGACTGGCCTTTTCCTTTTGCTGAAGACAAGCTCTTTGTTCTAACGCTTAGTGCAGGCTTTGAAGGTTACCATGTCACTGTTGATGGGAAACATGTTATTTCGTTCCCTTATCGAACTGTGAGTAAAGAAATGATCGATACCGATACGTTTACCGAAcgtttttcttccttccctAATGGTTGTTTTACAGGGATTTGCCCTTGAAGACGCCACTGGACTATCCGCCATTGGAGACATTGACGTTCAGTCTGTGTTGGCTGCTTCTTTGCCAAGATCACATCCTAGTTTCGCGCCTCAGCAGCACCTCGAGAAGTCGAGAAGGTGGCAAGCACCGCTTCTTCCTGATGGCGAGGTAGATCTTTTCATCGGCATTCTCTCTGCTGGCAACCATTTCGCCGAGCGGATGGCTGTAAGGAAGTCTTGGATGCAGCATAAACTTATAAAGTCGTCAAGGATTGTAGCTCGATTCTTCGTAGCACTTGTAAGTAACAACAAGAACAGTTCTTTCTCGTTCGAGTTCACGTTAATCTGCATCGTTACATTGATTATAACCGTTCCGAGTTCATATCTATGCAGCATGCACGAAAAGAAGTAAACGTCGAGTTGAAGAAAGAAGCCGAGTTTTTTGGTGATATAGTCATAGTTCCTTACATGGATAACTATGACCTTGTGGTTTTGAAAACTGTGGCCATCTGTGAATATGGGGTGAGTTTTTTTTAGCTGAAATATTGATACGAAGAGAAGTCGTCTCGTGATTAATCCTGTGAATTCGATATTGTTTACGTAGGTTCGTGCTGTGTCTgcaaaatatattatgaaatgtGACGACGATACGTTTGTAAAAGTAGATTCGGTTATGAATGAAGTTAGGAGTGTAGCTCGAGCTGGTAGCGTTTACATTGGCAACATAAATTACTACCACAAGCCCCTGCGCTACGGAAAATGGGCTGTCACGTACGAGGTAAGTTTCGTGTATATCTTGACCTTGCATATCTAGTGTAATAACTTAatcccactgctagtagatattgtcctctttgggctttcctttccgGGCtctccttcaaggttttaaaacgtgtatgctagggagaggttttcacacccttataaagaatgtttcgttctactctccaaccgacgtgggatctcacaatccacccctctttggagcccagcgtcctcgctagcacaccgctcggtatctggctctgataccatttgtaacaggtcaaacccaccactagcagatattgtcctctttgggtttcctcgggcttcccctcaaagtttttaaaacgcgtatgctagggagaggttttcacgcccttataaaaaatgttttgttccactctccaaccaatgtgggatctcacaatccacaccccctctggggccagcgtcctcgctgacacaccactcggtatctggctttgataccatttgtaacgggtCAAACCCACcacaagcagatattgtcctcttgggGCTTTCCCgtgtttcccctcaaggtttctatagggagagttttccacactcttataaaaaaaaaaaaatgtttcgttttcctctccaaccgatctA is drawn from Cucurbita pepo subsp. pepo cultivar mu-cu-16 chromosome LG09, ASM280686v2, whole genome shotgun sequence and contains these coding sequences:
- the LOC111802253 gene encoding hydroxyproline O-galactosyltransferase GALT6-like, which encodes MKRPKSEKVDMIVSLTRQRSIQILLFIGFLYLLLVSLEIPLVFRVGSGVVSPDSLSRPPPLESEEDLEEREAPSRPLENISRNSLQPTPSRLTQFNKIISGLVLETEAFESGLEDAVSEFYRSAKIASEVGKKFWDELESGKIHHIAKKKAEKESNSSCPHSISLSGGEFLAHGGVMLLPCGLTLGSHITLVGKPRVAHPEYDPQITMVRNGEESVMVSQFILELQGLNTVEGEDPPRILHFNPRLKGDWSGRPVIELNTCYRMQWGSAVRCEGWKSKANEETVDGQVKCEKWIRDDEGHSEQSKATWWLNRLIGRTKRMDIDWPFPFAEDKLFVLTLSAGFEGYHVTVDGKHVISFPYRTGFALEDATGLSAIGDIDVQSVLAASLPRSHPSFAPQQHLEKSRRWQAPLLPDGEVDLFIGILSAGNHFAERMAVRKSWMQHKLIKSSRIVARFFVALHARKEVNVELKKEAEFFGDIVIVPYMDNYDLVVLKTVAICEYGVRAVSAKYIMKCDDDTFVKVDSVMNEVRSVARAGSVYIGNINYYHKPLRYGKWAVTYEEWPEEDYPPYANGPGYIVSSDIARFVISNFERRKLRLFKMEDVSMGMWVEQFNSSKAVKYVHSFKYCQFGCIEDYHTAHYQSPRQMICLWNKLQRRVKPECCNMR
- the LOC111801753 gene encoding probable myosin-binding protein 5; the encoded protein is MASRSFTRYVEQELGKFPHFIVCAVLEWVLIALLFLDGFVSFLANEFAKFFELRVPCLFCTRIDHVFLGKNADNFYYNNAICEGHKKDISSLAFCHNHKKLSDIRKMCEVCLLSFATGKESDCDTYKSLVGILHKDLECFVEDDNQQVVSLPMGKGSGDFCCCSCCGEPLKVKSSNSKGKNGSTFSQAPAPSPRAAFSNLKNEEKPTGLEIPHIRYTELKLLSDSEPEFVEDDEGLHGRNLDAHPFKEDIKADKTPLLPETEEVHESSRTPHFGRGNKFFGIPLTDSVNDSPRWAIRIPKKTQPERTELTAETCETDMLGTGDNDSILNCLNRQVPIDRKSLMELYMELDEERSASAIAANNAMAMITRLQAEKAAVQMEALQYQRMMEEQAEYDQEALQASNDLLAKREEEIKGLENELEAYRAKYGYLGEDELSDEDYQEFKSQSCLSSECSTPFSITGKENNKQSFNHFEALKLAEDHNIKEESMNSHGIALPFSQNEPLRSFRGEKTYLLGRLKKGKKNILSSDESSSGSVNQVDEATGKGRGYELSQQLTDLNDTVRVFEVDDEFSKQETSKPCRQEQ
- the LOC111801755 gene encoding uncharacterized protein LOC111801755, producing MAKPSSHLPSLAPPDPDSVANPPTCPKLESAMAAAAAPKSANPSPLMAVSSMIKSKPHLQKFANEEKELKGLQKGHRPDSMRPTVSLLRKGGRTKSFAASQVELADIFAKNGMKVVSVDMPPAMQIHAVDYARKAHDSMEKFTSKALALSLKREFDGAYGPVWHCIVGTSFGSFVTHSVGGFLYLAMDQKLYVLLFKTSVQRAD